One segment of Bacillus alkalisoli DNA contains the following:
- a CDS encoding YeiH family protein, with protein MNFINRFYQVNPAIPGIGLSFLIAIVAYFIGIAFPAVGGVIIALLIGIIVRNTVRLPSSFETGILFVVKILLKVAIILLGATLSISSMIQAGTQSIIPILLVVVGGTVIAILIGKIFRINNTLSLLIGVGTSICGATAISVVKSVVQAKEAIIAYAITTIFLFNIIATITYPLIGQWLQLSAVEFGIWIGTSIHDTSSVVAVGYLIGDEVGEVATTVKLVRTLFILPLVLILSIIFTRKTTAQKFSFKQAFPIFIVGFLVMSFLYSFEIIPEHVSITLGMIAKFIIVMVMAAVGLQVNWSKFKSLGVKPILVGLIASVFVASVSLWYVLVFI; from the coding sequence ATGAATTTTATTAATCGTTTTTATCAAGTGAATCCAGCTATCCCTGGAATTGGCCTAAGTTTTTTAATTGCGATAGTCGCATACTTTATAGGAATTGCTTTTCCTGCAGTAGGTGGAGTTATTATAGCATTGTTAATAGGTATAATTGTTCGAAATACTGTTAGACTACCAAGTTCTTTTGAAACAGGAATATTATTTGTTGTTAAAATCTTATTAAAAGTAGCAATCATCTTACTAGGAGCGACTTTAAGTATTTCTAGTATGATTCAAGCTGGTACACAATCTATTATTCCAATCTTACTAGTAGTCGTTGGTGGTACTGTAATAGCTATTTTAATTGGAAAAATCTTTCGAATAAACAACACGTTAAGTTTATTAATTGGAGTTGGAACTAGTATTTGTGGTGCAACAGCAATTTCGGTTGTGAAAAGTGTTGTCCAAGCGAAAGAAGCAATTATTGCTTATGCTATTACAACCATTTTCTTATTTAATATTATCGCTACTATAACATATCCATTAATTGGTCAATGGTTGCAACTTTCAGCTGTTGAATTTGGTATTTGGATTGGTACATCCATACATGATACTTCTTCCGTTGTGGCAGTTGGATATTTAATTGGAGATGAAGTGGGGGAGGTCGCAACTACGGTGAAATTAGTGCGTACTCTTTTTATTCTGCCCCTTGTACTAATTCTCTCCATCATTTTTACTAGGAAAACTACAGCGCAAAAGTTTTCTTTTAAGCAAGCTTTTCCTATATTTATCGTTGGATTCCTGGTAATGAGCTTTTTATATTCTTTCGAAATTATCCCTGAACATGTCTCTATTACATTAGGGATGATTGCAAAATTCATTATTGTTATGGTTATGGCAGCAGTAGGCTTACAAGTAAATTGGAGTAAATTCAAAAGTTTAGGGGTAAAACCAATCCTTGTAGGGCTAATAGCAAGTGTTTTTGTGGCTTCGGTGAGCTTATGGTATGTATTAGTATTTATATAA
- a CDS encoding ABC transporter permease, with translation MNRNWPLWIGSFLFILLLIVTFIGPYLPMIDKELTANRVVITEEGFDTAPHKPSLERPFGSDRDGRDMLSVVVMGAKETLVLIFTITVVRYLIATVLALLAANRRGPANIILQGWNNIFAALPVIFSAIILLNMPILVFNDQRTLWAVLIIALIEVGRVGTVLQHHFHSISKTPYVEAGITVGISPITLFTSYYIPNALPEMAVQFFLDLGRTTLLIGQLGIFSIFLSQEFLQLTWGAGEIVNTSGNWATLLGQARGDIIRKIFWIPFFPALAIAFTVLTFNVLGEGLRKHFHRLQA, from the coding sequence TTGAATAGAAACTGGCCATTATGGATAGGATCTTTCCTTTTCATCTTATTATTAATTGTTACATTTATTGGACCGTATTTACCGATGATTGATAAAGAACTAACAGCAAACCGTGTTGTCATTACAGAGGAAGGATTTGATACGGCTCCACATAAGCCATCACTTGAGAGACCATTCGGATCAGACCGTGACGGAAGAGATATGCTAAGTGTAGTTGTTATGGGAGCAAAAGAAACACTAGTATTAATCTTTACGATTACGGTGGTTCGTTATTTAATTGCTACAGTATTAGCATTATTGGCTGCAAATCGAAGGGGGCCAGCTAATATTATACTTCAAGGTTGGAACAATATTTTTGCTGCATTGCCTGTTATTTTTTCTGCTATTATTTTACTTAACATGCCTATCTTAGTCTTTAATGATCAGAGAACGTTATGGGCTGTACTAATAATTGCTCTTATAGAAGTAGGAAGAGTGGGGACGGTACTTCAACATCATTTCCACTCCATTAGTAAAACTCCATACGTAGAAGCAGGTATCACGGTTGGGATTTCACCGATTACCCTTTTTACAAGCTACTATATTCCGAATGCTTTGCCAGAGATGGCTGTTCAATTTTTCTTAGACTTAGGAAGAACTACATTGTTAATTGGACAACTAGGTATTTTCAGCATTTTCCTCTCTCAAGAATTTTTACAGTTGACTTGGGGAGCAGGAGAAATAGTAAACACTAGTGGAAATTGGGCTACGCTACTAGGTCAAGCCCGTGGAGATATAATTAGAAAAATATTTTGGATTCCATTTTTCCCAGCTTTGGCCATTGCATTTACAGTCCTTACGTTTAACGTTTTAGGAGAAGGTTTGAGAAAACATTTCCATCGATTGCAAGCATAG
- a CDS encoding ABC transporter permease subunit, protein MNLLWSISKSFLFFCLVALLLVLAVLIPRTPDIAVQGRAMTVDYTYEFSVQAYKHNISMFIKSVTEDKTLGTTRYNKNAEEEIVLHFSRSLKVIVAGFTLTLLFGILKGIYDFYDKGRRFKPFGKGFTWVIQSIPDFFLILFLQYIIIFYLPIIRVLGHEHDYSFVLPAILVSLYPMMFVARITSTSLANEEGKAYIQVARSKGLSKSRVLLNHMFRNSIIPIFSNLPSMMMYLLSNLLIVEFLLDYRGAAYRLFYAFDVKTSLSGGLNYIDESGLIIGIGLCFMAIVLCSQIISQIVIKKAEPR, encoded by the coding sequence ATGAACTTATTATGGAGTATTAGTAAATCTTTCTTGTTTTTTTGTTTAGTTGCATTACTACTAGTCTTAGCAGTACTTATTCCACGTACTCCAGACATTGCTGTTCAAGGTAGAGCCATGACAGTGGATTATACATATGAGTTTTCGGTGCAAGCATATAAACATAATATTTCTATGTTTATTAAGAGCGTTACAGAAGATAAGACGTTAGGTACAACAAGGTATAACAAAAATGCAGAAGAAGAAATAGTCCTGCATTTTTCTAGAAGTTTAAAAGTCATCGTGGCTGGATTTACCTTAACATTACTTTTTGGAATTTTAAAAGGTATATACGATTTTTATGACAAAGGTAGGAGGTTTAAACCTTTTGGGAAGGGCTTTACATGGGTTATACAGTCGATACCGGACTTTTTCTTAATACTATTCTTGCAATATATCATTATATTTTATTTACCTATTATAAGAGTATTAGGTCACGAACATGATTATAGTTTCGTATTGCCTGCTATATTAGTTTCTCTTTATCCAATGATGTTTGTCGCTAGGATTACATCTACTTCTCTAGCAAACGAAGAAGGTAAAGCATATATACAAGTAGCAAGGTCAAAAGGGCTATCAAAAAGTAGAGTGTTACTAAATCATATGTTTCGAAACAGTATCATTCCGATTTTCTCTAATTTACCGTCAATGATGATGTATTTATTATCGAACTTATTAATTGTTGAATTTTTACTAGACTATCGTGGAGCTGCATATAGGTTGTTCTATGCATTTGATGTGAAAACGTCTCTATCTGGTGGGTTAAATTACATTGATGAATCTGGATTAATTATTGGAATCGGATTATGTTTCATGGCAATTGTTTTATGCTCACAAATTATTTCACAGATTGTTATTAAAAAAGCAGAACCAAGATAG
- a CDS encoding mechanosensitive ion channel family protein: MLDFIINSYTNTPTYAFWTDYEFLKQLGIAIGVLLLFLLWRNIFTKYVFKLILAISKRTPTDLFTYIVLSFEKPLRMFFVVIGIYFALDLAPFTLIGEETVKSIFRSFVIFFIGWGLFNFVPYSLRLFSTLSNRLDLEVDQIILPFFTKVLRFIVVALAISIVLEEWEYNVSGLVAGLGLGGLAFALAAQESLKNLLGGFIIITERPFSIGEWVKTPSVEGVVEDISFRSTKIRTFAQAVVTVPNSTLANEPIINWSKMGKRQITFQLGVQYDTKKRSLERVVRRIESMLHEHEEIHNETIMVRFDNFGDSSLNIFLYFFTNTIMWAEFLRVKEDINFKIMEILEEEGVSVAFPTRTLHIESMPEDERKRLLSSSN, encoded by the coding sequence ATGTTGGATTTTATTATTAATAGTTACACAAACACTCCTACATATGCATTTTGGACAGACTATGAATTTCTAAAGCAGTTAGGTATAGCCATTGGGGTATTATTATTATTTTTACTTTGGAGAAATATCTTCACAAAGTACGTTTTTAAGCTCATTCTAGCAATTTCCAAACGTACTCCTACCGATTTATTTACTTATATCGTATTATCATTTGAGAAGCCTCTTAGAATGTTTTTCGTTGTGATAGGTATTTATTTTGCTTTAGACTTAGCACCTTTCACATTAATAGGTGAAGAAACGGTGAAATCAATTTTCAGGTCTTTTGTCATCTTCTTTATAGGATGGGGATTATTCAATTTTGTTCCGTACTCATTAAGGCTATTTTCTACATTAAGTAATCGCCTTGATTTGGAAGTTGATCAAATTATCCTGCCTTTTTTTACAAAAGTGTTGCGCTTTATCGTAGTAGCATTGGCGATTAGTATCGTATTAGAAGAGTGGGAATATAATGTAAGTGGACTCGTGGCTGGTCTCGGTCTTGGAGGGCTTGCATTTGCACTTGCTGCTCAAGAGTCACTCAAAAACTTACTTGGTGGGTTTATTATAATTACAGAAAGACCATTTTCTATTGGCGAGTGGGTAAAAACTCCAAGTGTTGAAGGTGTTGTTGAGGATATTTCCTTTAGAAGCACGAAAATAAGAACATTTGCTCAAGCAGTCGTAACTGTTCCAAACTCTACTCTTGCAAATGAACCTATTATCAACTGGTCTAAAATGGGTAAACGTCAAATTACATTCCAACTTGGTGTTCAATATGATACGAAAAAAAGATCATTAGAACGTGTAGTAAGACGAATTGAATCGATGTTACATGAACACGAAGAAATTCACAACGAAACTATAATGGTAAGATTCGATAATTTTGGAGATAGCAGTTTAAATATTTTCTTATATTTCTTTACGAATACGATTATGTGGGCGGAGTTTTTAAGGGTAAAAGAAGATATTAACTTTAAAATTATGGAGATTTTAGAAGAAGAAGGCGTGAGTGTTGCCTTCCCTACTCGAACACTTCATATTGAATCAATGCCTGAAGATGAAAGAAAGAGACTACTCTCGTCCTCTAACTAA